One region of Rhizobium sp. 007 genomic DNA includes:
- a CDS encoding type IV secretion system lytic transglycosylase VirB1, translating to MLHAAWPLALVVVTSTCPSAEAAPFSFREFERLARKCAPRVDPSTLAAIAKVESGFDPLAAHDNTTGETLHWNDQTQARQSVKNRIEAKHSVDVGLMQINSKNFSVLNLTIEKAFQPCMSLAAAAHLLESRYAGGGTAAAKQLALRQAISAYNTGDLTRGFANGYVRKVEAAAREILPPLVEPPEEAEEKPISEDKWDVWGSYERDRSAHDIPALQRSGDHESSNKKQFVFD from the coding sequence ATGTTACACGCAGCTTGGCCATTGGCCCTCGTGGTGGTGACCTCGACGTGCCCATCAGCCGAGGCCGCTCCATTCTCCTTTCGAGAGTTCGAGCGCCTCGCTCGCAAGTGTGCTCCGCGGGTTGATCCTTCAACGCTTGCCGCAATTGCCAAGGTTGAAAGCGGCTTTGATCCGCTTGCGGCACACGACAATACAACCGGTGAAACTCTTCACTGGAATGATCAAACGCAAGCGCGCCAGAGCGTCAAGAACCGCATCGAAGCAAAACATTCAGTCGACGTTGGACTTATGCAGATCAACAGTAAAAACTTTTCCGTCCTCAATCTCACGATCGAAAAGGCCTTTCAGCCCTGCATGTCACTTGCGGCTGCGGCGCACTTGCTAGAAAGCCGCTATGCTGGCGGCGGCACTGCCGCGGCAAAGCAACTGGCGCTTCGCCAGGCGATCTCGGCTTACAACACGGGTGACCTGACGCGCGGGTTTGCGAACGGTTATGTGCGGAAGGTTGAGGCGGCCGCTCGAGAGATCTTGCCACCGCTGGTCGAACCACCGGAAGAGGCCGAGGAAAAGCCGATCTCGGAAGACAAATGGGATGTCTGGGGTTCGTATGAGCGAGACCGTTCGGCACACGACATTCCAGCACTCCAGAGGTCTGGAGACCATGAATCCTCGAACAAGAAACAATTTGTATTCGATTGA
- the virB2 gene encoding pilin major subunit VirB2, which produces MASSNRYRSRFNPFSLREAMLRMAANYAPAGGGAAAWSLICSGPAMAQVTGGTDPATMVNNICAFILGPFGQSLAVLGIVAIGISWMFGRASLGLVAGVIGGIVIMFGASSLGKALIGGG; this is translated from the coding sequence ATGGCGTCATCTAACAGATATCGTTCGCGTTTTAATCCTTTTTCTCTCCGGGAAGCTATGTTGCGCATGGCGGCTAACTATGCGCCAGCTGGTGGCGGCGCGGCGGCTTGGAGCCTTATCTGCTCCGGGCCAGCGATGGCGCAAGTGACAGGGGGGACCGACCCTGCCACAATGGTGAATAATATCTGCGCATTCATCCTTGGTCCCTTCGGACAGTCTCTGGCTGTGCTCGGCATCGTCGCCATCGGCATATCATGGATGTTCGGCCGTGCTTCACTCGGTCTCGTTGCCGGTGTCATCGGGGGGATCGTCATCATGTTTGGGGCCAGCTCCCTTGGTAAAGCCCTCATAGGGGGGGGCTGA
- a CDS encoding type IV secretion system protein VirB3: MSDRLEESILYVAATRPALFLGVPLNLAGLLMMLAGLIIVVVQNPLYEIILVPLWFGSRIVVERDYNAASVALLFLQTAGRSVDAPFWGGASVSPNPIKVPRRGRGMV; the protein is encoded by the coding sequence ATGAGCGACCGACTGGAAGAGAGTATTCTATACGTAGCGGCGACACGCCCTGCATTATTCCTAGGCGTGCCGCTGAACTTGGCGGGATTGCTCATGATGTTAGCCGGCCTGATCATCGTCGTCGTCCAGAACCCTCTGTACGAAATTATTCTTGTGCCACTGTGGTTCGGATCACGGATTGTTGTCGAGCGCGACTACAACGCCGCGAGTGTAGCGCTACTCTTTCTCCAGACGGCTGGAAGAAGCGTGGATGCGCCGTTCTGGGGCGGGGCAAGCGTCAGCCCCAACCCTATCAAAGTGCCGAGACGAGGAAGAGGAATGGTTTAA
- a CDS encoding VirB4 family type IV secretion/conjugal transfer ATPase, with translation MFGTSGRTERSGEIYLPYVGHLSDQVVLLEDGSVMAMAHVRGLPFELEDVTIRNARCRAFNALLRNIADDNVSICAHLVRHNDVPSPPARHFHSAFAGSLSEAYERRVLSGKLFRNDHFLTLVVFPRTAVGKLTGRFIKRNNRNENDLANQTRNLEDLWHVTGAALDAYGLRRLGIREKDGVIFSEIAEALRLIMTCRVTPVPMVSGSLGASIYTDRVICGKRALEIRTPGDSYVGSMFSFREYPAKTRPGMLNPLLSANFPLVLSQSFSFLTRAQAHAKLSLKSNQMTSSGDKAVTQINELAEAEDALASSEFVMGSHHLSLCVYADDLNSLADRAASARTRLTDAGAVIVQEGIGMEAAYWAQLPGNTKWRTRPGAITSRNFASLVSLENFPSGTDSGHWGNAVARFRTNGGTPFDYLPHENDVGMTAIFGPVGKGKTTLMTFVLAMLEQSMVGRNGTIVFFDKDRGGELLVRATGGTYLALRRGVPSGLAPLRGLDDTSASRDFLREWVTALIESDGRGAISPEENRRLERAIVRQLSFEPSMRSLAGLREFLLHSPSEGAGARLERWCRGNALGWAFDGEADEVRLDASITGFDMTQLLEYEEVCAPAAAYLLHRVGAVVDGRRFVMSCDEFRFYLLNPQFAAVIDKFLLTVRKNNGMLILATQQPEHVLESPLGASLVAQCMTKIFYPSPTADRSAYIGGLKCTEGEFQAIREQMAIGSRKFLLKRESGSVICEFDLGEMREYVAVLSGRANTVRFVDQLRDKYGNAPDAWIDKFMARYNEVQD, from the coding sequence ATGTTCGGGACAAGTGGGAGGACCGAGAGGTCTGGTGAGATATATCTACCATATGTTGGCCACCTCAGCGACCAGGTTGTCCTTCTCGAAGACGGCTCAGTCATGGCCATGGCACATGTCAGAGGTTTGCCCTTCGAACTGGAAGACGTTACCATCCGCAATGCACGCTGCCGAGCGTTTAATGCGCTCTTGCGCAACATTGCCGATGACAATGTATCAATATGTGCTCATCTGGTCCGACATAACGATGTGCCGTCGCCCCCGGCACGGCACTTCCATAGCGCGTTTGCTGGCAGTCTGAGCGAAGCTTATGAGCGGCGCGTGCTGTCCGGAAAACTCTTTCGCAACGATCATTTCCTCACCTTGGTCGTGTTTCCCCGCACTGCAGTTGGCAAACTCACGGGCCGGTTCATCAAGCGCAACAATAGAAACGAGAACGATCTAGCAAATCAAACGCGGAACCTGGAAGATCTGTGGCACGTCACTGGTGCCGCCCTCGATGCCTATGGTCTCCGCCGGCTCGGTATCCGCGAGAAAGATGGCGTGATTTTCTCAGAAATCGCGGAGGCGCTCCGACTGATAATGACCTGCCGTGTTACCCCGGTTCCAATGGTTAGCGGCTCACTGGGCGCTTCGATTTATACCGACCGAGTAATCTGCGGTAAGCGGGCACTAGAGATTCGAACCCCCGGAGATAGCTACGTTGGCTCAATGTTTTCATTTCGAGAATATCCGGCAAAGACGCGGCCGGGCATGCTCAATCCGCTATTGTCCGCGAATTTCCCGCTTGTGTTGAGCCAGAGTTTCTCCTTCCTCACGCGTGCACAGGCTCATGCCAAACTCAGTCTCAAGTCCAATCAAATGACGAGTTCCGGTGACAAGGCCGTCACCCAGATCAATGAACTCGCCGAGGCAGAGGACGCATTGGCAAGCAGCGAATTCGTAATGGGCTCGCATCATTTAAGCCTGTGCGTCTATGCCGATGATCTTAATAGCCTTGCCGACCGCGCCGCAAGCGCCCGCACGCGATTGACGGATGCGGGCGCCGTTATCGTCCAAGAGGGTATTGGTATGGAGGCGGCTTACTGGGCGCAACTTCCGGGAAACACCAAGTGGCGCACGCGACCCGGGGCGATCACCTCACGAAATTTCGCGAGTCTTGTCTCATTAGAGAATTTCCCAAGCGGCACCGATTCGGGCCACTGGGGCAATGCGGTTGCGCGCTTCCGCACCAACGGTGGAACTCCTTTCGATTACCTTCCTCACGAGAATGACGTGGGTATGACGGCAATATTCGGACCCGTCGGAAAGGGCAAAACAACGCTCATGACCTTCGTCCTTGCGATGCTCGAGCAGAGCATGGTTGGACGCAATGGTACGATTGTTTTCTTTGACAAGGACCGCGGTGGTGAATTGCTAGTACGTGCCACGGGAGGCACGTATCTGGCGCTACGCAGAGGCGTTCCCAGCGGCCTGGCGCCTCTACGGGGCTTAGACGATACATCGGCCTCCCGGGACTTTCTGCGCGAGTGGGTGACGGCCCTGATCGAGAGCGACGGACGCGGAGCTATTTCGCCGGAAGAGAACCGCCGCCTCGAACGCGCTATCGTCCGGCAGCTTTCATTTGAGCCCAGTATGCGTTCACTCGCGGGCCTACGCGAATTCCTGTTACACAGCCCATCCGAGGGCGCGGGAGCGCGACTGGAGCGGTGGTGCAGAGGAAACGCGCTCGGTTGGGCCTTCGATGGCGAGGCGGATGAAGTAAGGCTGGATGCCTCGATTACCGGCTTCGACATGACTCAGCTCTTAGAGTACGAAGAGGTTTGTGCGCCGGCCGCTGCATACCTCCTGCATCGAGTGGGCGCTGTCGTGGATGGCCGTCGCTTTGTCATGAGCTGCGACGAGTTTCGGTTTTATCTATTAAACCCCCAATTCGCTGCAGTCATCGACAAGTTCTTGCTCACTGTTCGCAAGAATAACGGCATGTTGATACTCGCAACACAGCAGCCTGAGCATGTTCTCGAATCGCCCCTTGGAGCCAGTCTCGTTGCACAATGCATGACGAAAATCTTCTACCCATCACCGACAGCGGACCGATCAGCCTACATCGGCGGCTTAAAGTGTACCGAAGGAGAATTTCAGGCCATCCGCGAGCAGATGGCAATCGGCAGCCGCAAATTTCTGCTGAAGCGCGAGAGCGGAAGCGTTATCTGCGAGTTCGATCTCGGCGAGATGCGCGAATATGTCGCCGTACTGTCGGGGCGGGCCAACACGGTGCGTTTTGTCGATCAGCTCCGTGACAAATACGGAAATGCCCCTGATGCGTGGATCGACAAGTTCATGGCACGTTACAACGAAGTGCAAGATTGA
- the virB5 gene encoding pilin minor subunit VirB5 has product MKFTQLTVTTLAACLIMQAPARAQFVVSDPTTNVNTWLTYVNSGLSLLKTADLLEQTMTMVAMFTSTFAVTGLLSQLNQGNKYPSTNNLSEQMFDSKRPVSATARSIAMDRDRVIDGGDAHAELLREQITGAANTASIAADNLELMDKRLRENGNTLGQLSRSRNIMQATVTNGLLLKQIHDAIIQNSQATSLLTMATARASLHAAEEAAAQRRERQETSKIFLLP; this is encoded by the coding sequence ATGAAATTCACCCAATTGACAGTAACGACGCTTGCCGCTTGCCTTATTATGCAGGCGCCGGCCCGAGCGCAGTTTGTCGTCTCCGACCCCACTACAAACGTGAACACGTGGCTGACTTATGTAAACTCTGGTCTGTCCCTTTTGAAGACAGCGGATCTGCTGGAACAGACGATGACGATGGTGGCGATGTTCACGTCGACCTTCGCGGTCACCGGGCTGTTGAGCCAGCTCAACCAAGGGAATAAGTACCCCTCGACGAATAACCTAAGCGAGCAGATGTTTGACAGTAAGAGACCAGTCTCGGCCACAGCACGCTCGATCGCCATGGATCGCGATCGCGTAATCGATGGCGGCGACGCACATGCAGAGTTGCTCCGTGAGCAGATAACCGGTGCTGCTAATACCGCGAGTATTGCAGCCGACAATCTGGAGTTGATGGACAAGCGCCTTCGGGAAAATGGCAACACGCTAGGTCAGCTGTCGCGTTCACGGAACATTATGCAGGCTACCGTCACAAACGGATTGCTTCTCAAACAGATCCACGACGCAATTATCCAGAACAGCCAGGCTACGAGTCTGCTGACGATGGCCACTGCACGGGCCAGCCTCCACGCCGCAGAGGAGGCCGCAGCCCAGCGACGAGAACGCCAGGAAACCTCGAAGATCTTCTTACTCCCATAG
- a CDS encoding type IV secretion system protein, with product MKFSISAPFTAIHTVFDSAFTLALNSVLEKIQSAVNAPLVACVTLWIIVQGILVMRGEIDARGGIMKIIKVSIVVSLVLGQANYHGYVVSFFEDTIPGFVHKVSGSDIPLIKIPQKLDIMFALSQVAFQKIASEIGPMNSQDILAFEGAQWVFYGALWVAFEINDACGILTKVLLAIGPLILVGYLFDHTRDMASKWVGQLLSYGLLLLLLNIVATIVIATELACLTIMLVVINNAGTTAAKIIGLYELDMLFLAGDALIVALPVIAGNIAGAHWSGSNKSLGSLNRQLAQVARR from the coding sequence ATGAAATTCTCAATTTCTGCGCCGTTTACGGCTATACATACGGTCTTCGATAGTGCCTTTACACTCGCACTGAACTCAGTGCTCGAAAAGATCCAGAGCGCAGTCAATGCGCCTCTGGTGGCGTGCGTCACGCTTTGGATCATAGTCCAGGGCATTCTGGTGATGCGCGGCGAAATCGATGCTCGTGGTGGGATCATGAAGATCATCAAAGTGTCGATCGTTGTCTCCCTTGTCTTGGGGCAGGCGAACTATCATGGTTACGTAGTCTCATTCTTTGAGGATACAATTCCGGGCTTCGTTCACAAGGTCAGCGGCAGTGATATTCCGCTGATTAAAATTCCGCAAAAGCTTGACATCATGTTTGCTCTAAGCCAGGTCGCCTTTCAGAAGATTGCGTCCGAAATCGGACCAATGAATAGCCAAGACATTCTCGCCTTTGAAGGCGCACAGTGGGTTTTCTACGGTGCGCTTTGGGTAGCGTTCGAGATCAATGACGCCTGTGGCATTCTTACCAAGGTACTCTTAGCGATCGGTCCGCTGATCCTGGTAGGCTATCTCTTTGATCACACCCGCGACATGGCTTCCAAATGGGTCGGCCAGCTCCTCTCCTACGGGCTGCTGCTTCTCCTGTTGAACATCGTGGCGACTATAGTCATCGCGACGGAATTAGCCTGTCTCACAATAATGCTCGTGGTGATCAACAATGCGGGCACGACGGCAGCCAAGATTATCGGGCTTTACGAACTCGACATGCTCTTTCTAGCTGGTGACGCCCTGATCGTCGCGCTTCCGGTGATCGCCGGCAATATTGCAGGTGCCCATTGGTCAGGCTCAAATAAATCTCTCGGCAGCCTTAACCGCCAATTGGCCCAAGTTGCGCGCCGTTAA
- a CDS encoding type IV secretion system lipoprotein VirB7, translating into MKYCSLVLFLALAACKTSDTLATCKGAAFQLNVERWQPTASDLQFECAGEPNEGR; encoded by the coding sequence ATGAAGTATTGTTCTTTGGTTTTATTCCTCGCATTGGCCGCTTGCAAGACAAGTGATACACTGGCGACCTGCAAGGGTGCTGCGTTTCAGCTGAATGTGGAGCGATGGCAACCCACGGCGTCGGATCTTCAGTTCGAATGTGCGGGAGAGCCTAATGAAGGGCGCTGA
- a CDS encoding type IV secretion system protein VirB8, with amino-acid sequence MKGAEHALLVEREALSAHYREVEAFQTSRAKSARRLSKILVVIAAAAVVGNIAQAFTIATMVPLTKLVPVYLWVRADGTVDSEVSVSRLPATQEQAVINASLWQYVRLREGYTADTAQYAYDLVSSFSAPSVRQEYQQFFNYPNPTSPQVTIGEGGRLDVEHISSNDIAPGVQQIRYKQTLIMDGERPVVSTWTATVRYEKVTSLSGESRLSNPGGLTVISYQALEDTVSNEGRSEP; translated from the coding sequence ATGAAGGGCGCTGAACATGCTCTCCTGGTGGAGCGAGAAGCGCTTTCCGCGCACTATAGGGAAGTAGAGGCCTTCCAAACGTCACGTGCGAAGTCGGCGCGGCGTCTTTCCAAGATTTTGGTGGTCATTGCGGCGGCCGCAGTTGTTGGAAATATCGCGCAAGCCTTCACTATCGCCACTATGGTTCCGCTGACCAAGCTCGTGCCTGTGTATCTCTGGGTACGAGCGGATGGAACCGTTGACAGCGAAGTATCTGTGTCTCGACTGCCCGCAACGCAAGAGCAGGCCGTTATCAACGCTTCACTCTGGCAATACGTCCGTCTGCGTGAGGGCTATACAGCGGACACAGCTCAATACGCCTATGATCTCGTATCGAGTTTCAGCGCACCATCTGTGCGCCAGGAATATCAGCAATTCTTCAATTACCCTAATCCGACGTCGCCACAGGTCACAATCGGTGAGGGGGGGAGACTAGATGTCGAGCACATCTCCTCAAATGATATTGCGCCGGGCGTCCAGCAGATTCGTTACAAACAAACGCTCATCATGGATGGCGAGAGGCCGGTCGTGAGCACTTGGACTGCAACCGTCCGTTATGAAAAGGTGACAAGCCTGTCCGGTGAATCGAGACTGTCCAATCCAGGGGGGTTGACGGTTATCTCCTACCAGGCCTTAGAAGATACCGTATCGAACGAGGGGCGTAGCGAGCCATGA
- the virB9 gene encoding P-type conjugative transfer protein VirB9 translates to MTTRTFLTIICLLSLAIGAHAEDTPAAGKLDPRMRYLPYNPDQVVRLSTAVGATLVVTFGANETVTAVAVSNSKDLAALPRGHYLFFKASQALPPQPVVVLTASEAGTRRYVFSISTKTMSRLNKEQPDLYYSVQFVYPADEAAALQKKVEKSSVVERLRAKAQYQQRAQDLLDQPAGIADPGSNNFHYVAQGDRSLTPLEVFDNGFSTVFRFPGNVRIPSIYMINPDGKEAAANYSVKGDYVEVSAVAGEWRLRDGRTVLGIWNSAYDPIGRKPGTGTVRHDVWRVLKGASR, encoded by the coding sequence ATGACAACAAGGACCTTTCTCACAATAATCTGTTTGCTTTCCTTAGCGATAGGCGCGCATGCGGAAGACACCCCTGCAGCCGGCAAACTAGATCCGCGCATGCGCTATCTGCCCTACAATCCCGACCAAGTGGTCCGACTGTCGACCGCTGTCGGGGCCACTTTAGTTGTTACATTCGGTGCCAACGAGACCGTAACAGCTGTCGCCGTTTCTAATAGCAAAGATCTGGCAGCCCTTCCGCGCGGCCACTATCTCTTTTTCAAAGCAAGCCAAGCCCTCCCGCCGCAGCCAGTCGTCGTGCTGACCGCGAGCGAGGCAGGTACCCGACGATATGTCTTTAGTATCTCCACCAAGACCATGTCTCGGCTCAACAAAGAACAGCCTGACCTCTATTATAGTGTACAATTCGTCTATCCTGCCGACGAAGCTGCTGCTCTGCAAAAAAAAGTAGAAAAGTCGTCGGTCGTCGAACGGCTCCGAGCGAAAGCGCAGTATCAACAGAGGGCCCAGGATTTATTGGATCAGCCGGCCGGAATCGCCGATCCCGGATCCAACAATTTTCATTACGTCGCACAGGGCGACCGTTCGCTCACGCCGTTGGAGGTTTTTGATAACGGATTCAGTACTGTTTTCCGTTTTCCAGGTAATGTGCGCATTCCCTCCATCTACATGATCAATCCGGACGGCAAGGAAGCCGCCGCCAATTATTCGGTCAAAGGAGACTATGTCGAGGTTTCCGCAGTTGCCGGTGAATGGCGTCTGAGAGATGGCCGTACAGTATTAGGCATTTGGAATAGCGCATACGATCCCATTGGACGAAAGCCGGGCACCGGTACAGTGAGACATGATGTGTGGCGCGTTCTGAAGGGGGCAAGTCGATGA
- the virB10 gene encoding type IV secretion system protein VirB10 has product MNAVNPQTGHDVDAAGSLVSEPTRRRLSGPQKLMIASVIVASSLSLIWVSGRSKKEVESPAPQRAVLTNTEPFRPAPIEVAPDRSAPPPAEQPAVSPPAQSSSEANDPQAEQSPIFAYESGEQPADVGHTREDKEDSTSEKYASMLADEASVDNDLSQRMKAGVQEPSRATLLPHPDFMITQGTTIPCILQTAIDTSLPGYVKCVLPQDVRGATNNVVLLDRGTTVIGEIQRGLQQGDARVFVIWNRAETPHHAVVSLASPGADELGRSGMPGTVDNHFWQRFGGAMLMSVVQGAFQTASQYTESSGGPNLNSFQSNGAQAADTALKATINIPPTLRKNQGDAVSIFVARDLDFSDIYELRTTTATMRARNRRP; this is encoded by the coding sequence ATGAACGCCGTCAATCCACAAACCGGGCACGACGTAGATGCAGCCGGATCCCTGGTCTCTGAGCCAACTCGCCGGCGCCTTTCGGGACCGCAGAAGTTGATGATTGCAAGCGTTATTGTGGCATCATCACTATCCCTCATCTGGGTTAGCGGACGTTCAAAGAAAGAAGTGGAATCCCCTGCGCCTCAAAGAGCAGTTCTCACCAACACCGAGCCCTTTCGTCCGGCACCGATTGAGGTTGCTCCTGATCGTTCAGCACCCCCGCCGGCTGAGCAGCCGGCAGTTTCCCCGCCAGCACAGAGCTCCTCGGAAGCAAATGATCCGCAGGCCGAGCAATCGCCTATTTTTGCCTATGAAAGCGGTGAGCAACCCGCGGACGTCGGTCACACTCGCGAAGACAAAGAGGATTCCACCTCGGAAAAGTATGCCTCGATGCTCGCGGACGAAGCTTCAGTCGATAATGACCTATCACAGCGGATGAAAGCAGGTGTGCAGGAGCCAAGCCGGGCCACACTCTTGCCGCACCCTGACTTCATGATTACGCAAGGAACGACTATTCCCTGCATTTTACAAACCGCGATCGATACAAGTTTGCCTGGCTATGTAAAGTGCGTCCTACCTCAAGACGTCCGTGGGGCAACGAACAACGTTGTGCTTCTCGATCGCGGGACAACTGTCATTGGCGAAATTCAGCGTGGACTTCAACAAGGGGACGCGCGCGTTTTTGTGATCTGGAATCGCGCCGAAACACCGCACCATGCCGTAGTCTCGCTCGCGTCACCAGGCGCTGACGAGCTAGGGCGCTCAGGTATGCCTGGCACGGTGGACAATCACTTCTGGCAACGTTTCGGAGGGGCAATGCTCATGAGCGTCGTCCAAGGTGCGTTCCAGACTGCCAGTCAATACACCGAAAGCTCCGGCGGGCCTAACCTCAACAGCTTTCAAAGCAATGGGGCACAAGCCGCCGACACAGCGCTTAAAGCAACCATCAACATTCCGCCAACCCTGCGGAAGAACCAGGGGGACGCAGTATCAATATTCGTGGCTCGGGATCTTGACTTCTCAGATATATACGAGCTTCGCACGACCACTGCGACAATGAGAGCGCGCAATCGACGGCCCTAG
- the virB11 gene encoding P-type DNA transfer ATPase VirB11, whose amino-acid sequence MQTEADPQLRLLLKPVLKWLEDPRTEEVAINRPGEAFVRQAGAFTKHPLPLTYDDLEDIAILAGALRKQDVGPRSPLCATELPNGERLQICLPPTVPSGTVSLTIRRPSSRVSELKDVSSRYDAPRWNQWQSRKQRQAQQDKKILEYYDRGDLEEFLHACVTGRLTMLLCGHTGSGKTTMSKTLTNAIPPQERLITIEDTLELVIPHENHVRLLYSKDGAGLGAVTAEQLLQASLRMRPDRILLGEIRDDAAWAYLSEVVSGHPGSISTIHGADPVEGFKKLFSLVKSSPRGAAMEDRTLIDMLSAAVDVIVPFRTFGDVYEVGEIWLAADARRRGETVADLLNPR is encoded by the coding sequence ATGCAAACCGAGGCAGATCCTCAATTGCGTTTGCTCCTCAAACCGGTTTTAAAATGGCTTGAGGACCCAAGGACCGAAGAGGTCGCGATTAATAGACCAGGAGAGGCTTTCGTCCGGCAGGCCGGCGCATTTACTAAACATCCTTTACCTCTGACCTATGATGATCTCGAAGATATCGCGATCTTGGCGGGAGCGTTACGAAAGCAGGATGTTGGACCACGTAGCCCTCTCTGCGCCACCGAGTTACCAAATGGAGAGCGGCTGCAAATCTGTTTACCGCCAACGGTGCCGTCGGGCACCGTCAGCCTGACGATCCGGCGCCCATCCTCACGTGTTTCGGAACTTAAAGATGTGTCATCTCGCTATGATGCTCCGCGCTGGAATCAATGGCAGTCGCGCAAACAGCGTCAAGCTCAACAGGATAAAAAGATCCTTGAGTACTATGACCGCGGTGATCTGGAAGAATTCCTGCATGCATGTGTGACTGGGCGGCTGACAATGCTGCTTTGCGGACACACGGGTAGCGGCAAGACGACGATGAGCAAGACTTTGACCAACGCCATTCCGCCTCAGGAAAGACTGATCACTATCGAAGACACGCTCGAACTCGTAATTCCGCACGAGAATCACGTTCGCCTACTATATTCGAAAGACGGAGCAGGTTTGGGTGCGGTCACGGCGGAGCAGCTTCTACAGGCCAGCCTGCGTATGCGGCCGGATCGAATACTGCTCGGTGAGATACGCGACGATGCCGCTTGGGCCTATCTCAGCGAAGTCGTTTCTGGCCATCCAGGATCAATCTCCACTATTCATGGCGCCGATCCGGTTGAGGGTTTCAAAAAGCTCTTCTCGCTCGTCAAGAGCAGCCCACGGGGAGCTGCCATGGAAGATCGCACGCTGATTGATATGCTATCTGCCGCTGTCGATGTGATCGTGCCGTTCCGCACCTTCGGTGATGTATATGAGGTAGGCGAGATCTGGCTCGCGGCCGACGCGCGCCGACGGGGAGAGACGGTGGCTGATCTTCTCAACCCGCGTTAG